In Salvelinus fontinalis isolate EN_2023a chromosome 25, ASM2944872v1, whole genome shotgun sequence, one genomic interval encodes:
- the LOC129822775 gene encoding uncharacterized protein LOC129822775 isoform X1, producing MPCCPSRMIPETRVACPVTVRECVLGTRWLTAALTVLLLLLSTTVTCVHSTTVEHDFHIVHNVDNRSPEIDPLWYVGRGVRPIGRFGKRQSRGGDSGGLRHPEYVINTLELLLNTIRNQESLGKTLGGEDADWLP from the exons A TGCCTTGCTGTCCATCTAGAATGATTCCTGAGACTAGAGTGGCGTGCCCGGTGACGGTGAGAGAGTGCGTCCTGGGGACCCGCTGGCTGACGGCTGCGCTCacggtgctgctgctgctgctctccaCGACGGTCACCTGTGTACACAGTACCACAGTGGAGCACGACTTTCATATCGTCCACAATGTCGACAATAGAA GTCCAGAGATAGATCCATTGTGGTACGTGGGGCGTGGGGTGAGGCCCATCGGGCGCTTTGGGAAGAGGCAGAGCAGAGGAGGGGACAGCGGTGGCCTCAGACACCCTGAATATGTGATAAACACCCTGGAGCTTCTCCTCAACACCATCAGGAACCAGGAGAGCCTCGGGAAGACACTGGGAGGGGAGGACGCCGACTGGTTACCGTGA
- the LOC129822775 gene encoding prolactin-releasing peptide-like isoform X2: MIPETRVACPVTVRECVLGTRWLTAALTVLLLLLSTTVTCVHSTTVEHDFHIVHNVDNRSPEIDPLWYVGRGVRPIGRFGKRQSRGGDSGGLRHPEYVINTLELLLNTIRNQESLGKTLGGEDADWLP, encoded by the exons ATGATTCCTGAGACTAGAGTGGCGTGCCCGGTGACGGTGAGAGAGTGCGTCCTGGGGACCCGCTGGCTGACGGCTGCGCTCacggtgctgctgctgctgctctccaCGACGGTCACCTGTGTACACAGTACCACAGTGGAGCACGACTTTCATATCGTCCACAATGTCGACAATAGAA GTCCAGAGATAGATCCATTGTGGTACGTGGGGCGTGGGGTGAGGCCCATCGGGCGCTTTGGGAAGAGGCAGAGCAGAGGAGGGGACAGCGGTGGCCTCAGACACCCTGAATATGTGATAAACACCCTGGAGCTTCTCCTCAACACCATCAGGAACCAGGAGAGCCTCGGGAAGACACTGGGAGGGGAGGACGCCGACTGGTTACCGTGA